DNA sequence from the Euwallacea fornicatus isolate EFF26 chromosome 15, ASM4011564v1, whole genome shotgun sequence genome:
AAGAAAACCAATTTAAATCTCCTTCAAAGTCACCAGGTAATTAACAACCTGGGTAAACTTGCCCACTTCCTCCGCAGCCTCCATTGCAACCACCTCCGCCTCCTCCTCCCACGGAAATGTATCCCGGCGATACTGAAGACTGGATTATTCCTCCTGTAGGAAACATCCACTCTTATTGAGTTATGTTCTTGAAATCATGAAATAATTGAACCTCATAACAGACCCTTTTCCTTATACCTTGCTTAGGGGGAGCATAAATGCTGCCTCCAACGTCATTGGAGGATATTTGCCCTCCACCGGCACCTTGGATTTTGGCCTCAGCTCGCGGCCCTTGGATCGTGGCCCCTGGGTCACTAGGCCCAATGATAGTGGCACTTGCACTAGGACCTTGAATTAGTGTGCCTCCCCCGCCTGAGGGGTACCCCCCAGCTCCGCCCGAGCAGGCTCCTGGACATCCCCCCCCATAGTGGGGCAAAGCTGTAGAGGTCGCAACGGCAAGCAGCAGGGCTGCTGCGCAGCactaaattcgattttttggtcaaagaatttttcgggtttttgaCTATATGAAACTTACCAAAAATTTTTGCATCTTTTCACTGGTTTATTAGCTGGATCTAGATGCTTTTAGAAATGGTCGAAGTTTACTAATAATAGCGGATTATCGCGGCTGATTTTTATATTCCATCACGAATTATGATGACCTCGTCATATTATTGTGCGAGATGGGATATCCCTGtagatacagggtgattcactTTTGACTCATCTTCACACGGATCTTGAGCACCTTATAATTTCGCAGCCTCTTCCTATTGGTGGGTTCTCCACAAACGGATTTTTGTTAAGTAACATTAATGAAGTAAATCGATGAAAACAATTGAAATGATGGAAACCAGGAAAAGGCGTattcgattttgaaaaatttcaaatttcacccGCAAGTGGCATCGGGAGTTGAGGGGTAGTTCGGTATTTTGGCATGTGAGCCCTTTTGGGAGATAGATTTTTCCAGTAATGAGCCGTTCCATGGAAAGCTAATTATAGTTTGAAAAACAACTTActataaaatttccttttaagcCCATCAAGTGACGATCGTTTACCGAATAActataagaaaataatgatCTAACTGCCCCAACCATATTTGCCGATCTTATTAATTATAGCTTCCTTGACGCATCTTCAAATGCAAATTGCCGGTACAGGATGCAACATTTTgccatttaaaacatttaaacgattaatatgagttttaagCCGCGTgctaattttcctttttaattcaAGCCAAGAACATGATATCCTTCGTCTTGTCCCTTTCACTTGCGTTCTCacttgtaattaaaatttgagggAGCTGGTCTGACCACGCCAATGGTCTCCCTAGAACCTTCACGCAATAATCAtagataattaataaaaattcaatccTCTTATAGATTATCAGCCTTCGAATAgagaatagaaaaaaactgttGTTATTGATAAGAATGAGAACCCGTGGGTACCcgactaacaataaacaacttATTATAGCGCGATGATGAAAACGGAATTAGTTGTGTTCATAGTGgcaaaattgttcaaatttaagTAGTATTAATTGGCTGCCTCGTGTAATGATGATCAAGCGGGGAATCCCAGCAGTAGCCGCAACTGTTTAGCACTCTTTCTACTCCACATCGATTCTTGACATATTAACACACAAACACAATTCAGTAGGAAACTTGTGTATTACGAACttagtttaaacaaaaattagatcaCAACCGAATCAGCCCACGTCAGATCTCTTGGGAGTTAACCCAACAGCAAGCCTCCGTGTCCCAAACCAAGGGCAATGGATCCGGGGGCTACGGCACCACTCACCACACCTATAAAACAATCACAATCTCACTAAAACCACACTTAAGCTGGAACCTCACCTCCTCCAATGGGGGAAGCAGCCACGGCTCCAGCTTGGGCGGCTGCGGCAATGGCACTGCCATCAGGTCCCAATAGCTTAGCTTCAGCTGCAGGACCGGTGATCAATGCACCAGGGTTGGCAGGTCCCACAAGGGTGGCGCCTAAGCCTAGGATTGAGGCTTGGCTGTAGGCTGCGACGCAGACCACGAAGAAAGCTACGAGCTACCAGAAGCTGAATTAGTAAGTCCGGACTAATTGAAACTGGACTTACCATGGAGTTCATAGTTGAGCAGGTACAGTGGCGGTTCTTACCCAGACGAAAAGATAGAGAGACTGATGTGGTTTGGTCTAAACAACCCCGCCTTTATATAGCTATAATGTCGTTGGGCATTTGCATGTGTGACAGCCTTAACCTTCGGATAATAATAAGAATTGTT
Encoded proteins:
- the LOC136343515 gene encoding uncharacterized protein; translated protein: MQKFLCCAAALLLAVATSTALPHYGGGCPGACSGGAGGYPSGGGGTLIQGPSASATIIGPSDPGATIQGPRAEAKIQGAGGGQISSNDVGGSIYAPPKQGGIIQSSVSPGYISVGGGGGGGCNGGCGGSGQVYPGGRGSGAEGQVYPGGRGSGAEGQVYPGGRGSGADGQWQPDYREKQFDDGLYKGEGTYQGGYAASSQQGGWGGASAGAGAGAYGGYRDACGNCGK
- the LOC136343517 gene encoding uncharacterized protein, whose translation is MNSMLVAFFVVCVAAYSQASILGLGATLVGPANPGALITGPAAEAKLLGPDGSAIAAAAQAGAVAASPIGGGVVSGAVAPGSIALGLGHGGLLLG